From the genome of Hymenobacter sp. PAMC 26628, one region includes:
- a CDS encoding ADP-ribosylglycohydrolase family protein, with protein sequence MLTKAALQNKIKGGWAGQTIGVTYGAPVEFKYNGTMIQDYQAIPWYDGYLKKTMVENPGVYDDLYMDLTFVEVIEKEGLDAPAASFANAFAHAGYALWHANQAGRYNILHGMAPPQSGHWLNNPHADCIDYQIEADFAGLMSPGMPNAASAISDKVGHIMNYGDGWYGGVYLGALYSLAFTSSDIPYLVREALKTIPKQSNYHQCISDVIRWHEQYPHDWKQTWFEVQKKWSADIGCPDAVFQPLDIDATVNSAYVVIGLLYGEGDFTKTMAISTRCGQDADCNPSSAGGILGTILGYDHIPAYWKQGLAEAEPLDFKYTSTSLNDVYDIGLRHALQVVQRNGGSVRGEQVTIRVQEPTPVKFEKSFAGHYPVGRLVVNKPLKDEYSFDFDGIGFVVKGEAAHTGAQPGHVFKGEVYVDNQLLEAVEWPTDFTTRRYELAWKYQLPKGKHTVRLKLLNPTPASECRVKEVLLYSDQPTSALAATH encoded by the coding sequence GTGCTGACCAAAGCGGCGCTGCAAAACAAAATTAAGGGCGGCTGGGCCGGCCAAACCATTGGCGTGACCTACGGCGCGCCGGTGGAGTTCAAGTACAACGGCACGATGATTCAAGATTATCAAGCGATTCCGTGGTACGACGGCTACCTCAAGAAAACGATGGTGGAAAATCCCGGCGTTTACGACGACCTGTACATGGACCTTACGTTCGTGGAAGTTATTGAAAAGGAAGGCCTCGATGCCCCGGCGGCGTCCTTCGCCAATGCCTTTGCCCACGCGGGCTACGCCCTGTGGCACGCCAACCAGGCCGGACGCTACAACATTCTGCACGGTATGGCGCCGCCGCAATCGGGCCACTGGCTCAACAACCCGCACGCCGACTGCATCGACTACCAGATTGAGGCCGACTTCGCGGGGCTGATGTCGCCGGGGATGCCCAACGCGGCCTCGGCCATCAGCGACAAAGTGGGCCACATCATGAACTACGGCGACGGCTGGTACGGCGGCGTGTACCTGGGGGCCCTGTACTCGCTGGCCTTCACCTCCTCCGACATCCCGTACCTCGTGCGGGAAGCCCTGAAAACCATCCCGAAGCAGAGCAACTACCACCAGTGCATAAGCGACGTGATTCGCTGGCACGAGCAGTACCCCCACGACTGGAAACAGACCTGGTTCGAGGTGCAGAAGAAGTGGAGCGCCGACATCGGCTGCCCGGATGCCGTCTTCCAGCCGCTAGACATCGACGCCACCGTCAATTCGGCCTACGTGGTCATTGGCCTGCTCTACGGCGAGGGCGACTTCACGAAAACGATGGCAATATCGACCCGCTGCGGGCAGGATGCCGACTGCAACCCGTCGTCGGCGGGCGGCATTCTGGGCACCATCCTGGGCTACGACCACATTCCCGCCTACTGGAAGCAGGGCCTGGCTGAGGCCGAGCCGCTGGACTTCAAATACACCAGCACCTCGCTCAACGACGTGTACGACATCGGCCTGCGGCACGCCCTGCAAGTGGTGCAGCGCAACGGCGGCAGCGTGCGCGGCGAGCAGGTTACTATTCGCGTGCAGGAACCCACGCCGGTGAAGTTCGAAAAAAGCTTTGCGGGCCATTATCCCGTGGGCCGGCTCGTCGTCAACAAGCCGCTGAAAGATGAGTACAGCTTTGATTTTGACGGCATTGGCTTCGTGGTAAAGGGCGAGGCCGCGCACACGGGCGCGCAGCCGGGCCACGTCTTCAAAGGCGAAGTGTACGTGGACAATCAACTGCTGGAAGCGGTGGAGTGGCCCACCGATTTCACCACCCGCCGCTACGAGCTGGCCTGGAAATACCAGCTGCCCAAAGGCAAGCACACCGTGCGCCTGAAACTGCTGAACCCCACCCCCGCCTCCGAGTGCCGGGTGAAGGAAGTCCTCCTGTATTCGGACCAGCCCACGTCGGCCCTAGCGGCCACCCATTAA
- a CDS encoding GRP family sugar transporter: MFIINTYATAVSFCLVTMLCWGSWANTQKLAAQQWRFELFYWDYVLGIVLTALVFGLTLGSTGEAGRSFLTDLRQADGASIGSAVLGGVIFNAANILLVAAIAIAGMSVAFPVGIGIALVCGVVVNYLGNPLGDSTRLFLGVGLVVVAILLNAFAYRRAAAKAQQVSGRGLLLAVVAGLLMGFFYKYVAASMFPNFNVPLAGKLSPYSAVSCFAGGVLLSNFLFNTLLMRRPFSGTPVSYADYFRGSGRSHLMGVLGGAIWCVGMSFSILASGKAGPAISYGLGQGATVVAAVWGIFIWKEFRNAPSGTPLILNGMLLCYLGGLALIIAAH; the protein is encoded by the coding sequence GTGTTTATTATCAATACCTACGCCACGGCGGTCAGTTTTTGCCTGGTCACGATGCTGTGCTGGGGCTCCTGGGCCAACACCCAGAAACTGGCCGCCCAGCAGTGGCGCTTCGAGCTGTTTTACTGGGACTACGTGCTGGGCATTGTCCTTACGGCCCTGGTGTTTGGCCTCACGCTGGGTAGCACTGGGGAGGCCGGCCGCAGCTTCCTGACCGACCTGCGGCAGGCCGATGGCGCCTCCATCGGCTCGGCCGTACTGGGCGGCGTCATTTTCAACGCGGCTAATATCCTGCTGGTGGCCGCCATTGCCATTGCGGGCATGTCAGTTGCGTTTCCGGTGGGCATCGGCATCGCGCTGGTGTGCGGGGTGGTGGTCAACTACCTGGGCAATCCGCTCGGTGATTCCACGCGGTTGTTTCTGGGCGTGGGGCTGGTGGTGGTGGCCATCTTGCTGAACGCCTTTGCCTACCGCCGGGCGGCGGCCAAGGCCCAGCAGGTGTCGGGCAGGGGGCTGCTACTAGCGGTGGTGGCGGGCCTGCTGATGGGCTTCTTCTACAAGTACGTAGCGGCGTCCATGTTCCCAAATTTCAACGTGCCGCTGGCTGGCAAGCTGAGTCCCTATTCGGCCGTATCCTGCTTCGCCGGGGGCGTGCTGCTCAGCAACTTTCTGTTCAACACCCTGCTGATGCGGCGGCCGTTCAGCGGCACGCCCGTGAGCTACGCCGACTACTTCCGGGGCAGCGGGCGCAGCCACCTGATGGGCGTGTTGGGCGGAGCCATCTGGTGCGTGGGCATGTCGTTCAGCATTCTGGCCTCGGGCAAGGCCGGGCCGGCCATTTCCTACGGGCTGGGGCAGGGCGCGACGGTGGTGGCTGCCGTCTGGGGCATTTTCATCTGGAAGGAATTCCGCAACGCCCCGTCCGGTACACCACTGATTCTGAACGGGATGCTGCTGTGCTACCTCGGCGGACTGGCCCTCATCATTGCCGCCCACTAA